CGCGTCCAGCGCCTCGGCCAGCGGGTCATCCAGAGAAATCGTCAGTCGTTGCATGTCGGCCTCACAAAAAAGCGAAAAGAATCCCGGCGCGGCGGCGCGCAGGTCGCCCATTATGCCGGGGTTAGTCACGATGATCGTGATTCAGCGCAATATGGCGCACAAATCCCCGAGCGGGCACATCGGAACGCATGACCTAAAAGGTGACGGAAGAAAAAGTAAAACGCGCCCGGAGGGGCGCGTTACTTTCAAGGGAAACGCCGATTACAACAGGATACGCAGCATACGGCGCAGCGGTTCGGCGGCGCCCCACAGCAGTTGGTCACCGACGGTGAAGGCGGACAGGTACTGCGGGCCCATGTTCAGTTTGCGCAGACGACCCACCGGGGTGGACAGCGTACCGGTTACGGCAGCCGGGGTCAGTTCGCGCATGGTGATCTCGCGGTCGTTCGGCACCACTTTCACCCAGTCATTGTGGGTTGCCAGCATCTGCTCGATTTCCGGAATCGACACATCTTTCTTCAGCTTAAGGGTGAAAGCCTGACTATGGCAGCGCAGCGCGCCGATGCGTACGCACAGACCGTCCACCGGAATGGTGCTGGCGGTATTCAGAATCTTGTTGGTTTCCGCCTGACCTTTCCACTCTTCGCGGCTCTGGCCGTTTTCCAGCTGTTTGTCGATCCACGGAATCAGGCTGCCAGCCAGCGGCACGCCGAAGTTTTCCACATCCAGACCGCCACGCGACAGCGCCGTCACTTTGCGTTCGATATCCAGAATGGCGGAAGCCGGGTCGCGCAGTTCAGCCGCCACTTCGGCGTTCAACTGGCCCATCTGCACCAGCAGCTCGCGCATGTTGCGCGCGCCCGCGCCGGATGCCGCCTGATAGGTGGCGACAGACGCCCACTCCACCAGATCGTTGGCGAACAGGCCGCCCAGCGACATCAGCATCAGGCTGACGGTACAGTTGCCGCCGACGAAGGTTTTGATGCCGTTGTCCAGACCGGACTTGATCACGCCGTGGTTGACCGGGTCCAGGATGATAATCGCGTCATCTTTCATTCGCAGAGAAGATGCTGCGTCGATCC
The DNA window shown above is from Dickeya dadantii NCPPB 898 and carries:
- the asd gene encoding aspartate-semialdehyde dehydrogenase; this encodes MKNVGFIGWRGMVGSVLMQRMVEERDFDLIRPVFFSTSQHGQPAPALGGQQGVLQDAYNLDALRALDIIITCQGGDYTNEIYPKLRESGWQGYWIDAASSLRMKDDAIIILDPVNHGVIKSGLDNGIKTFVGGNCTVSLMLMSLGGLFANDLVEWASVATYQAASGAGARNMRELLVQMGQLNAEVAAELRDPASAILDIERKVTALSRGGLDVENFGVPLAGSLIPWIDKQLENGQSREEWKGQAETNKILNTASTIPVDGLCVRIGALRCHSQAFTLKLKKDVSIPEIEQMLATHNDWVKVVPNDREITMRELTPAAVTGTLSTPVGRLRKLNMGPQYLSAFTVGDQLLWGAAEPLRRMLRILL